In the genome of Euleptes europaea isolate rEulEur1 chromosome 7, rEulEur1.hap1, whole genome shotgun sequence, one region contains:
- the CCDC87 gene encoding coiled-coil domain-containing protein 87, translating into MAASRPPTDRGLYALEDTEQAIQKLHGQYQRVLAPLSLFPATHQRLRVPVLKETSSCTPSAQKTVVPLSLAALTQLVKGRMELGPHWENVCTRAQRVFQEIILAEVKRIWKDVQHSLYDPAFSPQMNREIYQNLVTYIGLVCHHLFLHYLWLMENGQTLGVFTDCANLTRFSAQLSLDCSTFLKVSAVRHRLVMEMKTPQNRQQEQPKRSAFRCTSLHPLGCRLGFTISYFIKLIRPHVPSLRQKIAKDIKELEDLPSLDLRKLKHLLPVARLAIPMGQMTCAAVTTPCPPIPGPGAKAKRARARQPASLIKRSKSLPNMRVGQLLADELGIRLFIRPLTPDLPMHYAEPTEEDSELKVSTNLAEDLRRLVQGSILKSSQQRTEMDEDSELPPLIKALTLRKSNEVRCEQLQRILCSLQQEQISEKQQRETIISAPASHPQAATVDLAVHNKMVVKAADLQVSERTYLETVAMDKHIAMYNHLLGEIDIAAIKALDANLYAGEDVKKIYMELMDTIPKDHQKFDVGPLIEPSAAAVELSTCFASSTLTGKRSEQVINEELSKILPAGPFILEEVIDTIASPNVPFKKTFSKKQRVSWLQWWKATFNTDDYLKYISTKDSDYLQVIFHLYNDDREEEEEEEGQPILDEREKKIQEEVKREERKKAEKLQSEKEEYQSGEWNFNTILMGGLGTFIGYDHKPEDLKALQRRLERLWTVLHFTERGRLDMAIKYSSKRYYLLLPDMLKSWEMAAQCIQDREILLTELESFEQTASDPNRFFNRGTRSSALRMKESRTRSRLYSELSKYESKLYVILNHIKETFNDTVTFKGRPYLEKMEWDTVEMLYWLQQERRAGSLKKAVQRGRLQWKLPPLT; encoded by the coding sequence ATGGCGGCTTCGCGTCCCCCTACAGACCGTGGGCTGTACGCCCTGGAGGACACGGAACAGGCTATCCAGAAGCTGCACGGCCAATACCAGCGTGTCCTGGCTCCATTGTCCCTCTTCCCTGCTACCCATCAGCGGCTGAGGGTCCCAGTTCTGAAAGAGACTTCCTCGTGTACTCCTTCTGCACAGAAGACCGTTGTGCCCCTCTCTCTGGCAGCCCTCACGCAGCTGGTTAAAGGGCGTATGGAGTTGGGGCCACACTGGGAGAACGTCTGCACCCGAGCACAGAGAGTCTTCCAGGAGATCATACTGGCTGAAGTGAAGCGCATCTGGAAGGATGTCCAGCATTCATTGTACGACCCAGCCTTCAGTCCGCAGATGAACCGGGAGATCTACCAGAACCTAGTGACCTACATTGGCTTGGTATGCCATCATCTCTTCCTTCACTATCTGTGGCTCATGGAAAATGGCCAAACCCTGGGTGTCTTCACTGACTGTGCCAACCTCACCCGCTTTTCTGCCCAACTCTCCTTGGACTGCTCCACCTTCCTCAAAGTGTCTGCGGTCCGGCATCGCTTGGTGATGGAAATGAAGACCCCGCAAAATCGCCAGCAGGAGCAGCCCAAGAGGAGCGCGTTCAGATGCACCTCACTTCACCCCTTGGGGTGCCGCTTGGGCTTCACTATTAGCTACTTCATCAAGCTCATTAGACCTCATGTGCCATCCCTGAGACAGAAGATAGCAAAAGATATAAAGGAATTGGAGGATTTACCTTCATTGGATTTAAGAAAATTAAAGCATTTACTGCCAGTGGCAAGGCTTGCCATTCCCATGGGACAAATGACATGTGCCGCAGTTACAACACCTTGTCCACCTATCCCTGGCCCAGGAGCTAAGGCAAAGCGAGCACGTGCTCGTCAGCCTGCTTCCCTTATCAAGAGGAGCAAGTCACTGCCCAACATGCGAGTCGGGCAGCTCCTAGCAGATGAACTTGGAATCCGTTTATTTATTCGTCCCCTCACCCCTGATCTGCCTATGCACTATGCAGAGCCAACAGAAGAAGACAGCGAACTTAAGGTGTCGACAAACCTAGCTGAGGACCTCCGGAGATTGGTGCAAGGTTCCATCCTGAAAAGCAGCCAACAGAGAACTGAAATGGATGAGGATTCAGAGCTTCCTCCCCTCATTAAAGCCTTGACGTTGCGCAAGTCTAATGAAGTCCGCTGCGAGCAGCTCCAGAGGATACTTTGTTCCCTGCAGCAGGAACAAATTAGCGAGAAGCAGCAGAGAGAGACTATAATTTCTGCTCCAGCCAGTCATCCTCAAGCTGCTACAGTGGATCTCGCAGTTCACAACAAGATGGTGGTAAAGGCAGCAGATTTACAAGTATCTGAAAGAACTTATCTTGAAACTGTGGCCATGGACAAGCACATAGCAATGTACAATCACCTTCTGGGGGAGATAGACATTGCTGCCATCAAAGCTTTAGATGCAAATCTTTATGCTGGGGAAGATGTCAAGAAGATATACATGGAACTGATGGATACCATCCCCAAAGACCACCAGAAGTTTGATGTAGGGCCCTTGATAGAACCCTCTGCAGCTGCCGTAGAACTATCTACCTGCTTTGCTTCTTCCACCCTGACTGGGAAAAGAAGTGAGCAGGTCATCAATGAAGAGCTGAGTAAAATCCTGCCGGCTGGACCATTCATCCTTGAGGAAGTAATAGACACAATCGCATCCCCAAACGTACCTTTCAAAAAGACCTTTTCCAAAAAACAGCGCGTATCTTGGCTCCAATGGTGGAAGGCAACCTTCAACACTGATGATTACCTGAAATATATCAGTACAAAGGACTCGGACTATTTACAAGTGATATTTCATTTGTATAACGACgacagagaagaggaggaggaggaagaggggcaaCCCATATTAGATGAGcgtgaaaaaaaaatacaggaggaggtaaaaagagaagagagaaagaaagctgaGAAGCTGCAGTCTGAGAAGGAAGAATACCAGTCTGGTGAATGGAACTTTAACACCATCTTGATGGGGGGTTTAGGAACTTTCATTGGCTATGATCACAAGCCCGAGGATCTCAAGGCCTTACAGAGGCGGCTAGAAAGGCTGTGGACAGTTCTACATTTCACTGAACGGGGGAGGCTCGATATGGCAATTAAATACAGTTCCAAAAGATATTACTTGCTGCTTCCAGACATGCTCAAGTCTTGGGAGATGGCAGCACAGTGTATCCAGGACCGGGAGATCTTGCTGACTGAACTGGAAAGCTTTGAGCAAACTGCCTCAGATCCAAACCGCTTCTTCAACAGGGGTACCAGATCCTCTGCGTTGCGAATGAAAGAATCCAGAACCAGGAGCCGCCTATACTCTGAGCTGTCCAAGTATGAGTCTAAGCTCTATGTCATCTTGAATCACATCAAAGAGACATTCAACGACACTGTGACCTTCAAGGGACGCCCATACTTGGAGAAGATGGAGTGGGACACAGTAGAGATGCTGTACTGGCTGCAACAGGAGCGGCGTGCTGGCAGCCTGAAGAAAGCAGTTCAGAGAGGTAGGCTGCAGTGGAAGCTCCCGCCTCTTACTTAG
- the CCS gene encoding copper chaperone for superoxide dismutase: MEAASGGGGGISCRLEFAVQMSCQNCVEAVQAALQEVPGIQVLDVNLDSQSVLLETSLQTEKVHSLLESTGRKAVLKGMGGTTPQPFDSAAVAMISGPGSVQGVVRFLQVSQKKCLIDGTVDGLEPGLHGLHVHEFGDITGSCESCGDHFNPDGECHGGPQDLHRHAGDLGNILAAADGRASFRMEDNRLKVYDIIGRSLVVDAGEDDLGRGSHPDSKVTGNSGKRMACGIIARTAGLFQNPKKICTCDGVTLWDERKRPIAGPGRKAASQPTPHL; this comes from the exons ATGGAGGCCGCTTCTGGAGGGGGTGGCGGTATCAGCTGTCGG CTGGAGTTTGCCGTCCAGATGAGCTGCCAGAATTGTGTGGAGGCAGTTCAGGCAGCTCTGCAAGAAGTACCAG GCATCCAGGTGCTTGATGTCAATCTAGATTCACAAAGTGTGCTACTCGAGACCAGTCTCCAAACTGAGAAAGTCCATAGCCTTTTGGAAAGCACTGGACGCAAGGCTGtgctaaaaggaatggggggcaCCACGCCAC AACCATTTGACAGCGCAGCGGTGGCTATGATATCTGGCCCTGGATCAGTGCAGGGTGTGGTGAGGTTCTTGCAGGTCTCCCAAAAGAAATGCCTCATTGATGGCACTGTTGATGGTCTGGAGCCCGGCCTGCATGGCCTGCACGTTCACGAGTTCGGGGACATCACTGGTTCCTGTGAGAG CTGTGGGGACCACTTCAACCCTGATGGGGAATGCCATGGGGGTCCACAGGACCTGCACAGG cATGCCGGGGATCTTGGAAATATCTTGGCTGCTGCTGATGGAAGGGCTTCTTTCCGAATGGAAGACAACCGATTGAAG GTTTATGACATCATTGGGCGCTCCTTGGTGGTAGACGCAGGAGAGGATGACCTGGGCCGTGGAAGCCATCCAGACTCGAAAGTCACAGGCAATTCAGGCAAGAG AATGGCCTGTGGAATCATTGCCCGCACTGCTGGCCTCTTCCAGAACCCCAAGAAAATATGTACCTGCGATGGAGTGACGCTGTGGGATGAACGGAAGCGGCCCATCGCCGGGCCAGGCAGGAAGGCTGCCAGCCAGCCAACCCCTCATCTTTAG